One stretch of Miscanthus floridulus cultivar M001 chromosome 18, ASM1932011v1, whole genome shotgun sequence DNA includes these proteins:
- the LOC136520234 gene encoding zinc finger CCCH domain-containing protein 13-like isoform X1, translating to MREGMRERDRGGSPDASGPPPFRGPSYKTKLCALWRGRGGCPRPNCGFAHGEAELRRPPPRASFQPRPRPGRRDYRDHEFRLRPERRHSPRYSPEREIRRRSFRDKRPSSEDRGSSRSRSPIRKSERKHSKSPDGGKTDSSISYRSSDNEDRGKDERYLSSDEKNGREEQLKQMHLDMEALREDKSKLEAILEKKTDEERKLCSRVEDLELQLNKDKEDCQRMISKTKKLIKAHGRYIKAQEDLKRSQARFERLADLLASDILKPCTKEQGSIGITANEDPYNANEMNPSDQRQNHVSASRKRPISLPTSEEAKTGKRQRENDEDMVPTSENYRPEDALEHVQDSKATDLPESFTVKKLREGDYVDVGNIVSSSNIFADRYKGDDEEVDVD from the exons ATGCGGGAGGGGATGAGGGAGAGGGACAGAGGCGGGAGCCCGGATGCGTCGGGCCCTCCTCCCTTCCGCGGCCCGTCGTACAAGACGAAGCTGTGCGCGCTTTGGAGGGGCAGGGGCGGCTGCCCCCGCCCCAACTGCGGTTTCGCCCACGGCGAGGCTGAGCTCCGGAGGCCACCCCCGCGCGCCTCCTTCCAGCCTCGCCCTCGACCTG GGAGAAGGGATTACAGAGATCATGAGTTTAGACTCAGGCCTGAGAGAAGACACTCACCGAGGTATTCCCCCGAAAGAGAGATCAGGCGTCGTTCCTTTCGTGATAAGAGACCAAGTTCTGAAGATAGGG GATCTAGTCGTTCAAGATCACCTATTAGGAAGAG TGAGAGAAAACATAGCAAAAGTCCTGATGGTGGAAAAACCGATTCATCCATAAGTTATAGAAGTTCTGATAACGAAGACAGAGGAAAAGATGAAAGGTACTTAAGCAGTGATGAGAAAAATGGTCGTGAAGAACAA CTGAAACAAATGCATCTGGACATGGAAGCATTGCGTGAAGATAAATCAAAGCTGGAG GCGATATTGGAGAAGAAGACTGATGAAGAGCGCAAACTTTGTAGCAGAGTAGAAGATCTTGAATTGCAATTGAACAAAGACAAAGAAGATTGCCAAAG GATGATCTCCAAAACCAAAAAGCTAATCAAAGCACATGGGCGTTATATAAAAGCACAGGAGGATTTAAAGAG GTCTCAGGCTCGCTTTGAGAGGCTAGCAGATTTGCTTGCTTCAGATATTTTGAAGCCTTGTACCAAGGAGCAGGGTTCCATCGGGATTACTGCTAATGAAGATCCATATAATGCTAATGAAATGAACCCAAGTGACCAAAGACAAAACCATGTTTCAGCATCGAGAAAAAGACCTATTTCCCTCCCAACAAGTGAAGAAGCAAAAACTG GAAAGAGACAGAGAGAGAATGACGAAGATATGGTCCCAACATCAGAGAACTATAGACCTGAAGATGCTCTAGAACATGTCCAAGATAGCAAGGCAACTGATCTACCAGAATCATTTACAGTGAAGAAGTTAAGGGAGGGTGACTATGTTGATGTAGGAAACATTGTCTCTTCAAGCAATATTTTTGCGGATAGG TACAAGGGTGATGATGAGGAAGTTGATGTTGATTAG
- the LOC136520234 gene encoding zinc finger CCCH domain-containing protein 13-like isoform X2: MAQGCGRRDYRDHEFRLRPERRHSPRYSPEREIRRRSFRDKRPSSEDRGSSRSRSPIRKSERKHSKSPDGGKTDSSISYRSSDNEDRGKDERYLSSDEKNGREEQLKQMHLDMEALREDKSKLEAILEKKTDEERKLCSRVEDLELQLNKDKEDCQRMISKTKKLIKAHGRYIKAQEDLKRSQARFERLADLLASDILKPCTKEQGSIGITANEDPYNANEMNPSDQRQNHVSASRKRPISLPTSEEAKTGKRQRENDEDMVPTSENYRPEDALEHVQDSKATDLPESFTVKKLREGDYVDVGNIVSSSNIFADRYKGDDEEVDVD; the protein is encoded by the exons ATGGCTCAAGGTTGTG GGAGAAGGGATTACAGAGATCATGAGTTTAGACTCAGGCCTGAGAGAAGACACTCACCGAGGTATTCCCCCGAAAGAGAGATCAGGCGTCGTTCCTTTCGTGATAAGAGACCAAGTTCTGAAGATAGGG GATCTAGTCGTTCAAGATCACCTATTAGGAAGAG TGAGAGAAAACATAGCAAAAGTCCTGATGGTGGAAAAACCGATTCATCCATAAGTTATAGAAGTTCTGATAACGAAGACAGAGGAAAAGATGAAAGGTACTTAAGCAGTGATGAGAAAAATGGTCGTGAAGAACAA CTGAAACAAATGCATCTGGACATGGAAGCATTGCGTGAAGATAAATCAAAGCTGGAG GCGATATTGGAGAAGAAGACTGATGAAGAGCGCAAACTTTGTAGCAGAGTAGAAGATCTTGAATTGCAATTGAACAAAGACAAAGAAGATTGCCAAAG GATGATCTCCAAAACCAAAAAGCTAATCAAAGCACATGGGCGTTATATAAAAGCACAGGAGGATTTAAAGAG GTCTCAGGCTCGCTTTGAGAGGCTAGCAGATTTGCTTGCTTCAGATATTTTGAAGCCTTGTACCAAGGAGCAGGGTTCCATCGGGATTACTGCTAATGAAGATCCATATAATGCTAATGAAATGAACCCAAGTGACCAAAGACAAAACCATGTTTCAGCATCGAGAAAAAGACCTATTTCCCTCCCAACAAGTGAAGAAGCAAAAACTG GAAAGAGACAGAGAGAGAATGACGAAGATATGGTCCCAACATCAGAGAACTATAGACCTGAAGATGCTCTAGAACATGTCCAAGATAGCAAGGCAACTGATCTACCAGAATCATTTACAGTGAAGAAGTTAAGGGAGGGTGACTATGTTGATGTAGGAAACATTGTCTCTTCAAGCAATATTTTTGCGGATAGG TACAAGGGTGATGATGAGGAAGTTGATGTTGATTAG